The following coding sequences are from one bacterium window:
- the selD gene encoding selenide, water dikinase SelD yields MSDESIELRLTAAVSGAGUAAKIGPGDLYKALCGLPLIMDPNIIAGPSVERAEDAGVYKLSDELALVQSVDFFTPIVDDPFVFGQIAAANALSDLYAMGARPLSALNIMAFPVAKMDISVFRAVVLGGLDKIHEAGAVLLGGHSIDDPEMKYGLAVTGLAHPEKIVFNSSAQIGDKIVLTKPIGTGIVSTAVKRGAASEAQAKTVAETMATLNKSAAEAMLKVGASACTDVTGFGLVGHLCEMMSDERFGIRLEFGSIPFFEGALEFVKAKIAPGGLFRNRKFYSERLLVQGEFSKDDLKLLFDPQTSGGLLIAVSGPRCESLLAELEAANVGTFAVIGEVIAEPVSKVVLA; encoded by the coding sequence ATGTCAGACGAAAGTATTGAGCTGAGGCTTACTGCCGCGGTCAGCGGCGCAGGCTGAGCTGCGAAAATAGGTCCGGGAGACCTTTACAAGGCTTTGTGTGGGCTGCCGCTAATCATGGACCCGAACATCATTGCGGGCCCGTCGGTTGAGCGCGCCGAGGACGCAGGCGTCTATAAATTGTCTGACGAGTTGGCCCTTGTGCAATCGGTCGATTTCTTCACACCAATTGTCGATGACCCATTTGTTTTCGGCCAGATAGCTGCCGCCAATGCGCTGAGCGACCTGTATGCGATGGGGGCGAGGCCGCTTTCGGCGCTCAACATCATGGCGTTCCCGGTCGCTAAGATGGACATCAGCGTCTTCCGCGCTGTCGTGTTGGGCGGCCTCGACAAGATACACGAGGCGGGTGCGGTTCTCCTGGGAGGCCACTCGATCGATGATCCCGAGATGAAATATGGTCTCGCCGTTACCGGTCTTGCGCATCCCGAAAAGATTGTGTTCAACTCAAGCGCTCAGATAGGCGACAAGATCGTCCTCACCAAGCCAATCGGCACTGGCATTGTCTCGACAGCGGTCAAGCGCGGCGCGGCGAGCGAAGCTCAGGCCAAGACCGTGGCAGAGACGATGGCCACCCTGAATAAATCGGCCGCCGAGGCGATGCTCAAGGTCGGCGCCTCGGCCTGCACTGATGTTACAGGTTTTGGGCTGGTTGGGCACCTCTGCGAGATGATGTCCGACGAGAGGTTCGGGATACGGCTTGAGTTTGGATCGATTCCGTTTTTTGAAGGTGCGCTCGAGTTTGTAAAGGCCAAGATTGCGCCGGGCGGGCTGTTCCGCAACCGCAAGTTCTACAGTGAACGGCTTTTGGTGCAGGGCGAGTTCTCGAAGGACGACCTGAAACTTCTGTTTGACCCTCAGACGTCCGGCGGGCTTCTTATAGCGGTCTCCGGCCCGCGCTGCGAGTCGCTGCTGGCCGAGCTCGAGGCCGCAAACGTCGGGACTTTTGCAGTGATTGGCGAGGTTATTGCGGAGCCTGTCTCGAAAGTCGTCTTGGCGTAG
- a CDS encoding Do family serine endopeptidase, translated as MRKLTIVALSIAVLIGGFALGYLSVPGPNESMGSTFAQPAVAKEDPLLSDSSGKALTTTTFREVAQEVSPAVVAITAKTAVKVRQQQFPFWFFQDPFGFSNPQRRAPESQEKELWKTAGGTGFIIDKSGLILTNNHVVEEADEITVRLFNEREFPAKVVGRDPDTDVALVRIDTGEDLPVVRLGDSDALQVGDWVVAIGNPYGYDHTVTAGVVSAKNRWIGMGNYDKFIQTDAQINPGNSGGPLVNVWGEVIGINTAIAGLRTGIGFAVPINMAKAILPALQDKGKVVRAWIGVVIQPITPDFQESLGLKQRQGAIVAEVVKGSPAEDAGLQVGDVILMFNEHTIRSSRELPEIVGLSRPGTKASLTILRNGETKRVKVKLAPKPASKTLAQEEQKKRYELGLNVEDITPEMVWRYKLPRDIAGVVVVEVEFKSSAQRAGIEEGDVVLKIGSRRIKSAKQFYEVSSKLKTGVHILLVYRNGAQTLVPVRIRGND; from the coding sequence ATGAGAAAACTAACTATTGTTGCTCTTTCAATAGCTGTTCTGATTGGGGGATTTGCCCTGGGCTACTTATCGGTTCCGGGCCCCAACGAAAGCATGGGCTCAACGTTTGCCCAACCCGCGGTCGCAAAAGAGGACCCGCTTCTCTCCGATTCGAGCGGCAAGGCGTTAACTACCACGACATTTCGCGAGGTGGCCCAAGAGGTAAGTCCCGCGGTCGTAGCTATCACAGCTAAAACGGCCGTCAAGGTTCGGCAGCAGCAGTTCCCGTTCTGGTTCTTCCAGGACCCATTCGGCTTCAGCAACCCGCAACGGCGTGCCCCCGAGAGTCAGGAGAAGGAGTTGTGGAAAACCGCTGGCGGCACTGGCTTCATTATTGACAAGTCTGGCCTCATTTTGACGAACAATCACGTCGTAGAGGAGGCGGACGAGATCACTGTTAGGCTGTTTAACGAGCGGGAGTTCCCGGCAAAGGTGGTTGGTAGGGACCCCGATACCGACGTGGCCCTGGTCAGGATTGACACGGGCGAGGACCTTCCTGTGGTCAGATTGGGCGATTCAGATGCCCTTCAAGTCGGCGACTGGGTCGTCGCAATAGGCAACCCATACGGGTATGATCACACGGTTACGGCCGGAGTCGTGAGCGCCAAGAACCGCTGGATAGGGATGGGCAACTACGACAAGTTCATTCAGACTGATGCGCAGATAAACCCCGGCAACAGCGGCGGGCCACTAGTCAATGTCTGGGGCGAGGTTATCGGCATAAACACGGCGATCGCAGGCCTCAGAACGGGCATTGGATTCGCCGTCCCGATCAATATGGCTAAGGCAATCCTCCCCGCCCTTCAGGACAAAGGCAAGGTTGTCCGCGCCTGGATAGGCGTCGTGATCCAGCCAATAACGCCCGATTTTCAAGAGTCACTTGGGCTCAAACAGAGGCAAGGTGCAATAGTCGCAGAGGTCGTCAAGGGCAGCCCTGCCGAGGATGCGGGTCTGCAGGTGGGTGACGTGATTTTGATGTTCAATGAGCACACGATTCGCTCGTCCCGCGAGCTGCCGGAGATAGTCGGTCTCAGTCGCCCTGGGACAAAAGCATCGCTCACCATACTTAGGAACGGCGAGACCAAGCGCGTGAAGGTGAAGCTTGCGCCCAAGCCGGCATCCAAGACTCTCGCACAAGAGGAACAGAAAAAACGATACGAGCTCGGCCTTAACGTTGAGGACATTACTCCCGAAATGGTGTGGCGCTACAAACTGCCCAGGGACATTGCGGGCGTTGTTGTCGTAGAAGTAGAGTTCAAGAGCTCCGCCCAAAGGGCCGGCATCGAAGAGGGCGATGTGGTCCTCAAGATCGGCTCGAGGCGCATCAAGAGCGCCAAGCAGTTCTACGAGGTCAGCTCAAAGCTCAAGACCGGCGTGCACATACTCTTAGTCTATCGTAATGGCGCCCAGACACTCGTGCCGGTTCGCATCAGGGGTAATGATTGA
- the ilvE gene encoding branched-chain-amino-acid transaminase: protein MGLCIYSNGEFLTDKAKAVTSIYDHGFLYGDGIFEGIRVYNGLIFMFPEHMKRLYDSAKSIALKIPMPREELSRITIETVRRTGYKDAYIRLVVSRGEGDLGLDPRKCPKPSIYIIADSIQLYPAEKYKVGLKVITCSTRRNSPDVICPQIKSLNYLNNILAKIEVNRAGADEGIMLNPNGYVCEATADNIFVVKNGVMFTPPPYVGVLLGITRQCVLDIAKKLNIEVIERNIVMHDVYTADEVFLTGSAAELIPVVNADDRIIDDGKPGPIFKNLLAEFREMTKHRGTPVYD from the coding sequence ATGGGGTTGTGTATCTACTCGAACGGGGAGTTCCTCACTGACAAGGCGAAGGCCGTAACGTCAATCTACGATCATGGCTTTCTCTACGGGGACGGCATTTTCGAGGGGATTAGAGTCTATAATGGTCTCATATTCATGTTCCCCGAGCACATGAAGCGGCTCTATGACTCGGCTAAGTCGATTGCGCTTAAGATCCCCATGCCGAGGGAGGAGCTCAGCAGAATAACGATAGAGACCGTGAGGCGCACGGGCTATAAGGACGCCTACATAAGGCTTGTGGTCTCGCGCGGTGAGGGGGACCTCGGCCTCGACCCCCGGAAATGCCCCAAGCCCAGCATCTATATCATCGCCGACAGCATCCAGCTTTACCCCGCGGAGAAATACAAGGTTGGACTGAAGGTCATCACGTGCTCAACCAGGCGCAATAGCCCCGACGTCATCTGCCCCCAGATCAAGTCGCTCAACTACCTCAACAACATTTTGGCCAAGATCGAGGTCAACCGGGCTGGGGCGGACGAGGGGATCATGCTGAACCCCAACGGCTACGTCTGCGAGGCGACCGCGGACAACATATTCGTGGTGAAGAACGGGGTGATGTTCACGCCACCGCCTTACGTGGGGGTTCTTCTGGGGATAACGCGCCAGTGCGTTCTGGACATTGCTAAGAAGCTCAACATCGAGGTGATCGAGCGGAACATCGTCATGCACGATGTCTATACTGCTGATGAGGTCTTTTTAACTGGCTCCGCTGCGGAGCTCATCCCGGTTGTGAACGCCGACGACAGGATTATTGACGATGGCAAGCCGGGGCCGATATTCAAGAATCTATTGGCCGAATTTCGGGAGATGACAAAGCACAGGGGCACTCCTGTTTACGATTGA